Sequence from the Mycteria americana isolate JAX WOST 10 ecotype Jacksonville Zoo and Gardens chromosome 5, USCA_MyAme_1.0, whole genome shotgun sequence genome:
CTAACATCTAACCGGATGGCAGATTAAAAGCTATTTATTGTTCAAAGTTCAAGTCAATCAGAATTTATAAAAGGAGGATACGTGGCGGAAAACTAAACGAATACATGTTATGACATATACAAAAGCAGTCTGTAATGTACACTGGGTCACTACTGGAAGGAAAGTGATGCAGAGAGAAAACTCCAAGCTCACGTTAGTCAGTGTTCCGTgtacaaaggaaaataacacttgttttgctttaattcgTGATTGCATACTGGTTTGTGATGGTATACTGGTTCGGGATTGCTGCAACCCAGTGTTTACAGTGTGAATTTAACAACTCTTGCCTATCTATCGCCTGTATTTCAGACTTGGCAGAGGAACCGCAACTTTGCCAAACAAATCAGAGCCCCGCTGTGTCaaaacagcactgctgctttAGACTGGGGCTAAGTCACTGATCCCACAGGGAACTGTCAACGCATTGCCTGGGCGAGTAGAAGACAGATGGGTGTGTTTGTGGAGCCAAGCCTGAAGAGAGGCTACCTCGCTGCTCCAGTTCATTATAAACCTGCTGAAATAGCACCACTGTAGAGCTACGTCTGTCTTAAGTACTGCATTTATAGCTCACAAAGTATTAAAAGTACTGGTAATGACTTAGACTTAATGGAAGGCTCAACAGGTACTGTAACCAGGAGGAGAACATTTTAGTAATAAAACCTGTTGTTTCTTTAGCCTTTTCAGAGTTTCTCCTGCCTGTTTCTTCCTTGCATTATGAGgctggttttatttgctgttttatttgttttttgtcAGTAGTGAAGTCACTTGCCTGTAGTGTTACAGAAATTGTTTCTATCATCAAAAGTAATTCATGACTATAATTTATAACATTGGCCAGACGCAGGCAGGAATTCTACCTAAGCATATGTAATAGAACGATCCTTGGGTTTTGTGTAACCTCAGGATGTAATATTGTGTTGATTTTGAATAAAAGAAATGTAGCTTGTTTCTCCAATTTACTGGATGTGTTTTACTGTATAAAGTTTTACTACTGGGCAAGGAACATCATCTTTCTACTTGAAACCtagagcaaaaatgttttcttttcccagtacTGGTCTGTGTTCAACAACAGTAAAAGTGATTTCGATGGGACAGATGCCATATCCTCACAGAGCGTGCCTGTCGACCTTTTATTTCGTAttacaatttaatattttaatcttgTATGTTGCGTCCATAGGTAGTTTTGGTTACACTCAGAAAGTTTGATGTTCCAGTACTTTCTGTATGGATATTCAGCCATCTAATCCTGTACCTGTGCAAGGTACCGCCGCAGCCGCATGCTGTCTGTGAGCAGTAGATGGCCCGGCAGTCAGCccctggacacagccctgggcagggcaggctggagggaaCTTCATTTCTGGATACCGTTCCTGCCCACTCCACGCTAGGAGATACCAAGAAGAATCAGCCTCACGATGCAGCTAGTGCAAAATGTCATCCCTTCCGGTGCTTGGCACCATTTCCTTCAGAGGCCAAGATGACAATCGGGGGTAAGAAAGGAGACTCTCAGTTATGCAGAGGTAGTTGTGTCCGAGACATTACTCTGAAATCCGCTTTCTTGGAGTCGTCACCTACCGCCTTTCTCTCCCCTACCACCAAAGCTAGGAATTTGGCTAAAAATGCTGTATTCTTCCTGAGGACGAATCATTCTCTTATTTAGCAGGAGTGATATGGATGCAACTAAAGAGGTACACGGAACTACTTTTTAGTCCCTGTCAGCGTACAGCAAATGTGTGCAAGGGCATATCTTCTCCACAAATACAGCAACGTTCAGTTCCTCAGCTCAGTGCTTATGAGAAGGTTAGACTGCCTGTCTGTAGTTCTCTCCATTTAAAACAAAGGCCATGCGAGTCAAAgtgtgaagaacagaaaaaaggccCACGAGCTATTTTATTAAATCATCACCTATTGTCTGGGCGAGGTTCTCAGAGCaaacagctctccttcccacagcatCAACAACGTGTAGTAAAGGTACAGCGCTGCTGTTTCACAACACTGATGTGTTCTTCCCACTGTCATTTTGCACAAGAATTTCTGtgcaatgaaatatttgaaaacttctAATTGGTGTATTAACAGCTTCctataaaaccaggaaaaaaatgactgTGCCCAGAAGCCTACCTTCTCTGTTGTTAATTCACCATATAGTTTAAGCTTAATAAAGCTTAATTGCATAAAAGACTGCATACAGCTTTTAAGGCTGCATTGTGAGAGCTGGGCCTATTTCCATACCTGGAAATACAGTAGCGCCTACAACTTAATTTATGCAACATACGGTAAATACTATGAAATCAAATACATCTCAATTACATGCAGTTGCGTTCATTCTAAATCCAGCTCCAGCTCTAGGTTTGGCAGTGCCTGCTGAAGGATGTGAACAgtagtttctttctctcttattccAGGAAGGTCACTCAGATACAAATATTCCAGGTtcctataaatatttaaaaagaaaagtcagcaaCTGCTCTTTAACTGTTGACACAGAAATTAGACAAAGGATTATTCTACCATAGttattttgagtattttaaaaggttactGGTTCTAACggaagtttttttctgaagtggtgCTTAAAGTTTTTAGCTCACTGTAAGTTCAGTCCTTCTACACCATTTAAAAAGAGATCCTGGACCCCCCACGTCATGAAGCTTCCTTTatattaaatagtatttaataatttcaatAGCAATTtagtaaaagttattttaatgtaaatagtaGAGTCATATAGAAAGTCCTTAATAATAACTTTCTGTAGGACAAAACCCAAGTCACCTCATCACCCATTTGTAGATGCCTGTTAACTCCGTGTAATACTAACCAGTCCCGAGTTACTTTAAGGTGCCAGTTCCATAAAGCACCTACGGATGCGCTTCAGAGCTAGAGGTGCGCAGTATCCAACCCATGCTGCTTCCCATGCCTGAGCACTAGAAAACATGGCTCTGCCCTAAGACCTTTCAGGCTACAGGGAGCACGAGAGAACCCAGTGATAGGAAGCAGCGTGAGCTGtagaaagagaataaaagtcACAGGACACCGTCAAAGCCTGCCCTGAAAAGGAACTGCAGCAGGGGGTCAGGAGTAGAAACCAAGGGGATCATCAATTACTTCTTCTCAAGCAAAACCCACCTCGCGCGCCAACATGCAAGGAAGCTGTGCGCGTACGCTGCTCTTGCGAAGGTTGGGTGTTGGCAGAGAGCACGTGTCCTGCTCTAATTTGTGCAGCAATCAACACTGCGTAAGTCGCTTCAAGTGTAGATGGGAGATGCTGTGCTCAACTCTGAAGGCAGGACTGCAACTATGGAGTCACGTACTGCAGCGGATGATTCTGGCTTTCTCAGCTGCAGGCCTTGGTGCTACACAACTCCCTGACACCAGCCTCAAAAGGCTAATTAATAGGGGTATGTTAATCCACTTGTCTTTTCAGAGCTATCCACAACACTGTCTTCAGCGATGCTTGAAGAAACATTTCCTGCAGTGGCAGTGCCATCCCCCCCAGGCTGTCATTCAGGTCAGTCCCCAAACCCAGccatcccacagccccacacGTGCCTGAAACAGCCCAGAAACATTCAGACTTTAGCCCTTCAGTCAACACAATCCCCAAACCGCAGGGCGGTAACAGCTAGGGAGCAAGAAGACCTCAGCAGCTCACGTACGTCAGCTTGTGAAGTGCAATGATGCCTTTATCTGTGACATTCCCACAGGAAATTATCTTCAGCTGGAGGAGACTCTTCTGTAGATTCTTTGTCTCGCTAAGCCTCTGCAGACACTCGTCCTGTATGTAAATACACTTCTGCAGCTTGATTTCTGTAACATGTTCAAGACCATCTGGAAAGACAAAAATGAGTACTTGCCTCAGAATACCAGGAACAACCCGTACTCGTTAAGTTCTCACTCGCCAATTTAGTAACTGCCTCCAAAACCAGGCAGCAACATGCTCCTCTATACAGTGAGGCTGTAACGCACAATGAAGCTCCAAAGTCCCTTTATGGGACTTCAAATATATGAAAACCCCAGGGTCTGCATCCTTTTGGTAATATTCTAAGAGCTTTGACATGGCCAAGTAACAAAAAAAGCTCTACAAGTTTGGGAGATTAACAATGCCTCTGAATTAGGAACATAATAATGCAGGAAATTCCAGGTCCACTGccaataaaaaaccaaaatggtcTGTTCCCCATTTTGGTTTCTGTTATTTAAAGGAGATCTGAAAcaatctcttttttattttgtaagaaactGAGagcttgctgctttgttttttgttgttgaagaCATCATAAATGCCTGGAGAACAAGCAGTATTATGACTTCAGAGACACCAAAAACATCACTTGGTTTAGAAGAGAAAGAGTAGTAGCAAAGTAGTGCTTTTTGCTACCAACTACTTAACTATGAACTCAATGAAATAGCAAATCTTTGTCACGCTTCCTTAGTGCTACTGTCACTTTAGGTAAGGGCTGACGAAGTTCCCAATCTCCTCTGCTTCACACCACACCTCCAGCAAAATCTTGGGAACTGCTGAATATTTGTAGAgccattttaaggaaaaaaaaaaagatttcaaaagattTCTTTATGTCTTACTAAGGAACGAGACAATGACCCGGTTATTCATATTTTGATGCAACTGAAAGAACTAAGCTCATTCAGTATCATCTTTACACAGCTGTCTTCATTACCCAAATAGTCAAATCCTCTGTACATGATGCAAGAGTCAGTGGCATTAATTGCTTCTATCTTGTATTTCCCCAAGGGTCCCGTTGGGAGGCCATTGTAGTCCTGCTGCCATTTCTGATAGCCTTGATAGCGCACCAGGGCACCACATCGCAACAGCCATTCTGAAGCTGCCCTGTCCGGGCCAACGGCTTGTATACGCTCGTAGTCCACTCTGCCAAGACAGAAAGAACATTCATGCGGTTTCTATGATGTGGCAGATTTATTGTCTTTACAATAATACTACTGCACAACAAATGTTTGGGTTTGTGCATGATAAGATGTCAGAAAAGTAAGGATATGATTTACTGGAAGTGGTTTACATATAATTATTTGGATTGTGTTGGTTCTTAATCAGTCTGgcatcaggtttttttaaacttgttttaaatgGCAGTTACTtttggtaaaaaaagaaagaatacaaatgCAACTTGACTTGGCATGTGTTAACCCTTCTAATTGATTGTTTCCTTCCATGTCTGTAAGGAGAGATAAAAAACGCCTTTCTCTACCCAGAGTAAGGCTTTACAACAATTGCAAATTTGTCCCACaaacatattttcattatataaaaACTGAACATTGCTGTCACGTGCATGGCATTCCTGGAGCCGCGTTCTCAACaattacagtatttcaaaaaGACACACTTCAGCAATTAGTTAAAAACCCTGGATCCATTCAGTTAAAGGATATCTTAGCAATGCCGAAGACAGAAGCAGAGACCTGGAAGAGACTCCTGTCTGGTTGAGCTTCCCGCCCCATTACAGCAATCAGCTACACCATGCAACCCTTTCCACAGAACTAGAAGACGTAAGGCAAAACTATTAGCTACTGGCAAAAGTTATGGGCAGGGAAAGTTTCACAGAGAAAGGCTTTATCCTCCTAAAAGTAGACGTGAAACCCTTGTGTGGCTGAATCACATTGTAACGATGGGTTGGTTAGACGCTTTTCTGAGGAAGTAAAGGGGGCATGGTCGTGCTACTGCCTTAAATGCAGTCGGGGGTCAAAAGACCGGCATTTAGGGAGGGAATCCCCATCGCCGCCTTGCCTCGGCCACCCGGGGAGGGGAGCAAAGCGCACACCTTCCTCTGGAAGGCCACAGCTTAGTGACTGGGGACGGGTCAGGAACGACCGCTGCCAAGCTTGCAAGCTGGGGGAAAAGAAGAGCACCGATAACAGCAAATGTCCTCTCCAGCCCCGGGACGGAAAGCTTCCTGCTTCACAAACCGCGCAGCGGGTACCTGGGACCCGTGACTTGACTTGTGCACCCCCGAGCACTCTTACTTGTTGAACACGGCATTCAGCCATCCCCAGAAGTGTCTGCaggcgcccggcggcggcagctTGCCTAGGCTGCACACCGGCTGCACCAGCTTTCCCAACAGCATCATGTtcttgaagaaaaggagaaaggggaaacgGAGGTGTTATTTGGAGTGTCAGCGCCAGCTCCTGAAGCAGCAGGACGGGCGGCCCGTAGCCGGTTTCCCCTCAAGGCCTAACCAGGTCTGTCAGCCTAGCAGGAACCACGGCTGCAGGGGGAACCCCGGGGATCAGCGCCCTGAGGGGAGGCCCCACCGCCGCCTCCGGGCTCGCCGCGCCCGGGGGCCTCGCCGCGCCGCCACCCTCCCGGGATCCCCTCCCGCCGGGCTGCCTCCAAGGCGCCAAGCAGACTAACCCTACGCGgaggccggcccggcccggcccggccctcccccggccgcccctcaCCGCCGCCGCCGAGCGGGCGCGGAGGAGGAGCCCGGCCCGGTGTGTATCACcgcccccaagatggcggcggcagCGCTGCTGCGGCAGCgggtgagcggcggcggggccgcggcgccgtGGCAGGCCCAGCGCCGCCAgcgcaggtgagcctgcggggcgggagcgggagcgggggccGGCCCTGCCTgagccccgccgcctcctcctcggcGGGGCCGCGTagggccctgcccgcgcccccgcagcctttccctcacggcgggagggcggccgcgggacgggacggggcccTCCCCTCAGGGTcggggcgggaggcgggctgc
This genomic interval carries:
- the DMAC2L gene encoding ATP synthase subunit s, mitochondrial isoform X1 — its product is MMLLGKLVQPVCSLGKLPPPGACRHFWGWLNAVFNKVDYERIQAVGPDRAASEWLLRCGALVRYQGYQKWQQDYNGLPTGPLGKYKIEAINATDSCIMYRGFDYLDGLEHVTEIKLQKCIYIQDECLQRLSETKNLQKSLLQLKIISCGNVTDKGIIALHKLTNLEYLYLSDLPGIREKETTVHILQQALPNLELELDLE
- the DMAC2L gene encoding ATP synthase subunit s, mitochondrial isoform X2 produces the protein MPCSTNMEGNNQLEGLTHAKVDYERIQAVGPDRAASEWLLRCGALVRYQGYQKWQQDYNGLPTGPLGKYKIEAINATDSCIMYRGFDYLDGLEHVTEIKLQKCIYIQDECLQRLSETKNLQKSLLQLKIISCGNVTDKGIIALHKLTNLEYLYLSDLPGIREKETTVHILQQALPNLELELDLE